CTCCGGCGGCATATTATCTCACGCGCCGCGCCGGAATCAGGCCGCGCTGATGATGATCGATGCATTTCTGCCGCAGGGTTTAACGCGGCTCGCGGTCGATTCGATATTCATGATGCCCCACCTGGGTGTGTTGTCAACCGTTCATGAGCAGTCGGCGACCGATGTGTTCGACAAGGATTGTCTGATACCGCTTGGATACTGCATCGCTCCCGTGGGTGAGGGAAAAGAAAACGCGCCCGTGGTTAAAACGCGGATCGAGATCGAGAACGGAGAAGTGATCGAGAAGAACATGAAATTTGGCGAAATATCACTGGTGCCGCTGGCGCTTGAACAGAAAGCAAAAGTCATTATGCATCCGGAAAAAGGCTTTGACGTCGGAAGCGGAAAAGGCAAGGTCGTTGATTCAACGCTGACCGGCGGAATAGTCGGGCTGATCATTGATTGCCGGGGACGACCGTTCGCGCTGCCCGACGAGAAGAAGAAAAGGATAGAATCGCTCAACCGTTGGTTTGCCGCTTTGAACATGTACCCGAACGGAAGCAAATGAAAATATATTGAGGAGGAATCATGCCCCTACCAAAAAGAAGGCATTCACACGCGCGCAAGAACAAAAGGCGTTCCCAGTTCAAGCTGTCAGCGGTGAATTATATCGAATGTCCGAAGTGCCACAGTCCTAAACTGCCGCATCGCGTATGTCCGAATTGCGGATATTACAAGGACAAGATAATCGTGGCTCCGGAAGAAAAGGAAGCAACTTGAAAATCGGTTTTGATCTGATGGGAACTGACGTGGGACCGAAAAATGAACTCGAGGCGCTTACCCTGTTGAAAGAAGAAGGTTCTTACGAGCTTGTTGTCGTTGGCAAAGGCGATTGTGAGAGTGAAGTGAAGCGCCTGGGATATGAATTCCGTCTCGCGGACGAGGTCGTCGGTATGCACGAGATCCCAACGGTAGCCGTCCGGCAGAAGCAAAATTCTTCACTGGGAATATTATTCAAGTTACTGAAACAAAAAGAGATCAACGCCCTGGTCAGCGCCGGAAATACCGGGGCCATAATGGGCTTCAGTATGCTCTCGCTGGGGACCGTTGAGACGATTTCGCGGCCCGGCCTGGCGATCACCTTTCCCACCGAATCCGGTTATTCGGCGTTGATCGACGTGGGTGCCAATATCAAACCCAAGCCCGAGGATTACCTGAATTACGGTATTATGGGTTCGATCTTCGCGTCGATCGTTTTCAATCGGGAAAACCCGAAGATCGCCATCTTGAACATCGGTACGGAGAGCGTAAAGGGCGACGAGGTGCGGCAGAGAGCATACCAGATCCTTAAAGACAGCCGCGTTAATTTCATCGGGAACATCGAAGGCAATGATATCATGAAGGGTTTTGCTGACGTTATCGTGACCGATGGTTTTACGGGAAATGTCGTGCTCAAACTGACCGAAGGCATTGTCGGCACGATCTGGAGCATGCTCAAAGAAACGGTTGATGGCGCGAGACGCGGCCGGTTCGGGCAGTTCCTGGTTAGACCCGCAGTGGAAGACCTGAAAGCCAAGTTCAGTTATGAAGAATACGGGGGCGGCATCCTTCTGGGCGTAGATGGAGTAGTGATCGTATGCCATGGCCGCTCTTCACCGATGGCGCTGAAAAATGCCATTAAGATGGCAAAGGCGTGCGGTGATTCCAATATCATCGAGGAAATAAAAAAGAGAACCATAAAATGAGACCATATCTTGCCAGTATCGGGGCGTATGTTCCGGAAAAAATATTGACCAATGCTGATTTTGAAAAGATCATCGATACGACCGACGAGTGGATCAGAACACGATCGGGTATTGTCGAGCGGCACGTCACCGACGAGAAGACAACGACCAGCGATCTAGCGGTTATCGCGGTTAAACGTGCGCTGGAGGGTGCAAAAATAACAGCGGTGGACGTGGGGGCGATCGTTGTCGGCACGGCGACACCCGATATGCCATTTCCGTCAACCGCTTGTCTTATACAGTCACGGATCGGCGCCAGGAAGATCATGTCATTTGACGTGACTGCCGGCTGCAGCGGTTTTTTGTACGCGCTGGGTGTTGGTGAGTCGCTGGTTAAAAGCGGTATTGATAATGTCCTGGTCGTCGGCGCGGAAACATTGACAAAAATAACTGATTATACCGACCGCACGTCGTGTTTTCTTTTTGGTGACGGTGCGGGCGCAGTCGTGCTCAAAAAAGGGAATGAAGAAAACCGCGGCATACTGGCTTCATATTTCGCGGCTGACGGAGCTGACTGGAGACTATTGTATCAGCCTGCGGGCGGTTCCCGGATGCCTGCTTCGCATAAAACCGTTGATGAGAAGCTCCATGTTATAAAAATGGCAGGCAATGAAGTGTTTAAATTCGCGACCAGAGCCCTGATCGACGCTTCATTGCAGACATTGAAGCTAGCCAATATCCCGCCCGAAAAAATTGATCTGCTGATTCCTCACCAGGCGAACATCAGGATCATCGAAGCAACCGCGAAGCGCCTGCAACTGGGGATGGACAAGGTTTTTATTAACATTGATAAATACGGAAACACTTCATCCGCCTCGATACCACTCGCCCTGGATGAGGCTGTAAAGAGCGGAAGAGTAAAAAGCGGGAGCCTTGTTCTGATGGTTGCATTCGGCGCCGGATTCACCTGGGCCGGCGTGCTGGTGCGCTGGTAAAGCGGGATAGAATCGCAAATACTAAATACTAAATACTAATATCTAAATCCTAAACAATATCCAAATACAAAATTCAAAATATCAAGCACCAACACATTTAATATATTATTTCCCTGATAAGACGTTTATGTTTGCAGGGTTTTTCTTTTATGGTGTAGGTATTTTTCAGCAATTCCTTTACTGCAGCAGCTTTTCCCCTGTTGTTTGAATAAATATCGATCAAAATATCAGCTTTTTTTACGCGATCACCGATCTTTTTATTGATCTTAAACCCGCAGGCCGGGTCGATTTTATCCTCTTTTTTTGATCTGCCGCCGCCCAACCTTACTAATGCAGTGCCAATGCGATGATTATCGATGGCATGCACGTAGCCATTACTCCTTGCTCTGATCATGGCGGCTTTCCGCGCCATGGGCAAGCGGGAATGATCAGCAATGACCTTCGTATCGCCACCCTGACAGCGGATAACATCCCGGAATTTATCCAGGGCGTCGCCGGATGCGATCTTGTCGAGCAACAGCCTTCTGCCGCCTTTTATCTTTGCCATCTTTAGCATTTCCTCACCCAGCACAAGGGT
The genomic region above belongs to bacterium and contains:
- the rpmF gene encoding 50S ribosomal protein L32, whose amino-acid sequence is MPLPKRRHSHARKNKRRSQFKLSAVNYIECPKCHSPKLPHRVCPNCGYYKDKIIVAPEEKEAT
- the plsX gene encoding phosphate acyltransferase PlsX translates to MKIGFDLMGTDVGPKNELEALTLLKEEGSYELVVVGKGDCESEVKRLGYEFRLADEVVGMHEIPTVAVRQKQNSSLGILFKLLKQKEINALVSAGNTGAIMGFSMLSLGTVETISRPGLAITFPTESGYSALIDVGANIKPKPEDYLNYGIMGSIFASIVFNRENPKIAILNIGTESVKGDEVRQRAYQILKDSRVNFIGNIEGNDIMKGFADVIVTDGFTGNVVLKLTEGIVGTIWSMLKETVDGARRGRFGQFLVRPAVEDLKAKFSYEEYGGGILLGVDGVVIVCHGRSSPMALKNAIKMAKACGDSNIIEEIKKRTIK
- a CDS encoding beta-ketoacyl-ACP synthase III; its protein translation is MRPYLASIGAYVPEKILTNADFEKIIDTTDEWIRTRSGIVERHVTDEKTTTSDLAVIAVKRALEGAKITAVDVGAIVVGTATPDMPFPSTACLIQSRIGARKIMSFDVTAGCSGFLYALGVGESLVKSGIDNVLVVGAETLTKITDYTDRTSCFLFGDGAGAVVLKKGNEENRGILASYFAADGADWRLLYQPAGGSRMPASHKTVDEKLHVIKMAGNEVFKFATRALIDASLQTLKLANIPPEKIDLLIPHQANIRIIEATAKRLQLGMDKVFINIDKYGNTSSASIPLALDEAVKSGRVKSGSLVLMVAFGAGFTWAGVLVRW